A section of the Salvelinus fontinalis isolate EN_2023a chromosome 33, ASM2944872v1, whole genome shotgun sequence genome encodes:
- the slc33a1 gene encoding acetyl-coenzyme A transporter 1, producing the protein MELSDSVTHKNGRQRRPAVPQGDMRDGDRVLNTTPDMDMEVEGEALHQGYDAEDNGHPRVRPGIRGELGNVSLLLFLYVLQGIPLGLAGSIPLILQGKNVSYKDQAFFSFVFWPFSLKLLWAPLVDALYLTRFGRRKSWLVPTQYLLGFFMLYLSVTVDTLLKSDEGRGPDVVTLTAVFFMLAFLAATQDIAVDGWALTMLSRENVGYASTCNSVGQTAGYFLGNVLFLALESADFCNKYLRAEPKETGIVTLSEFLFFWGVVFLVSTTLVALLKKENARGQHGRKKVREETQSVMETYKLLVSIIKMPAVFTFCSLLLTAKIGFSAADAVTGLKLVEAGVPKEQLALLAVPMVPLQILLPLIISKYTAGPRPLDVFYKAFPFRLLIGLGYAVLVWWTPSLKQEGGFPLYYYTIVLFSYALHQVALYSMYVACMAFHAKVSDPVIGGTYMTLLNTVTNLGGNWPSTLALWMVDPLTSKECQGAAGQSCGSSEEAGLCVKEGGVCVTSLDGYYVESVVCVLIGLTWWVWLGKRMRRLQDQSPAAWRCRIGQ; encoded by the exons ATGGAGCTCTCTGACTCAGTCACACATAAGAACGGGCGGCAGAGGAGGCCCGCTGTCCCACAGGGGGACATGAGGGACGGGGACAGGGTTCTCAACACTACCCCTGACATGGAcatggaggtggagggggaggcgCTGCACCAAGGATACGACGCGGAGGACAACGGACATCCCAGGGTGCGGCCTGGGATCAGAGGGGAGCTGGGGAACGTATCTCTGCTGCTCTTCCTGTATGTCCTCCAGGGCATCCCTCTGGGCCTGGCCGGGAGCATCCCTCTCATCCTGCAGGGTAAAAACGTCAGCTACAAGGACCAGGCCTTCTTCAGCTTTGTCTTCTGGCCCTTCAGTCTCAAGCTGCTGTGGGCCCCGCTGGTGGACGCGCTCTACCTGACCCGGTTTGGACGCAG gAAGTCGTGGCTGGTGCCCACCCAGTACCTGCTGGGCTTCTTTATGCTGTACCTGTCGGTTACCGTGGATACGCTGCTGAAAAGTGACGAGGGGCGGGGCCCCGACGTGGTGACCCTGACGGCTGTGTTCTTCATGCTGGCCTTTCTGGCAGCcacccag GACATAGCAGTGGATGGCTGGGCTCTGACCATGCTGTCTAGGGAGAATGTGGGCTACGCCTCCACCTGTAACTCTGTGGGACAGACTGCTGGCTACTTCCTAGGCAACGTGCTCTTCCTGGCCCTGGAGTCAGCTGACTTCTGCAACAAATACCTGAGAGCAGAGCCTAAAGAGACTGGCATCGTTACACTGtcag AATTCCTGTTTTTCTGGGGCGTGGTGTTCCTGGTGTCGACCACGCTGGTGGCCCTTCTGAAGAAGGAGAACGCCAGGGGACAGCACGGGAGGAAGAAGGTCCGGGAGGAGACGCAGAGCGTCATGGAAACATACAAACTGCTGGTTTCCATCATCAAGATGCCTGCGGTGTTCACCTTCTGTAGTCTGCTGCTCACTGCTAAG atAGGTTTCTCTGCAGCAGACGCAGTGACCGGTCTGAAGCTGGTAGAGGCAGGTGTTCCTAAAGAGCAGCTGGCGTTACTGGCCGTTCCCATGGTTCCCCTGCAGATACTACTACCACTCATCATCAGTAAATACACCGCGGGACCACGACCACTAGACGTCTTCTACAAGGCCTTTCCCTTCAG GTTGTTGATAGGTCTGGGGTATGCTGTGTTGGTGTGGTGGACTCCCAGTTTAAAGCAGGAAGGGGGATTCCCTCTCTACTACTACACTATAGTACTGTTCAGCTACGCACTGCATCAG GTGGCGCTGTACAGCATGTATGTGGCCTGTATGGCTTTCCATGCTAAAGTGAGTGACCCAGTGATCGGTGGGACCTACATGACCCTGCTGAACACAGTCACCAACCTGGGGGGCAATTGGCCCTCCACCCTGGCACTGTGGATGGTCGACCCACTCACCTCGAAGGAGTGCCAGGGAGCCGCCGGACAGAGCTGTGGCTCCTCAGAGGAGGCAGGG CTGTGTGTAAAggagggcggtgtgtgtgtgacgtCGTTGGACGGTTACTATGTGGagtcggtggtgtgtgtgttgatagGTCTAACGTGGTGGGTGTGGCTAGGGAAGAGGATGAGAAGGCTACAGGACCAGAGCCCTGCAGCGTGGAGGTGCAGGATCGGCCAATGA